In the Malassezia vespertilionis chromosome 1, complete sequence genome, one interval contains:
- a CDS encoding non-specific serine/threonine protein kinase (COG:D; EggNog:ENOG503P28B) has translation MTVLGSSTRQIQVYGRKRNTRIVDTKENEAVLSHTAPQRSLFAGLDVKSTWSALRDSPKKAVSHFTKPKSGTPLRDTKNTTRRNAPCTPKLTVQAPQTQNQASTKDLPASQTPNQAPKKDLSAPQTPNQAPTTETLLCALNALSLDDHGALQSLLRAADQDAVQSFSFFLQRNVHDAGGKLTKIGEASYSEVFHITRTKKGSLPHTSVMKVIPLDCGLSHESVHFSAIPDVEREISVSKALLSCAHQETCQFVRLQQAIIVQGVYQPELLEAWDSFKQEHAFKSENARPEAMTSSQLYALLLMENGGTELGEMRLDNWAERAAVFWQIVYAISAAEQAARFEHRDLHMGNVLVTRQEPVPHYAPQPTLWDTYGPKHASVRATIIDYTLARMDMPDGKVLADTFGDEMLFEGHGDSQYDVYRTMRRLVSGDWRGYYPGTNLLWLHFIVQHLLAADEPPEERGEEEKAYTSLLLAEQLAHDAVEHLRRTAPQKSVSTRSKRRSIQRGPDAWKVLPDLSRDPIRSATELAQATAVHWP, from the exons ATGACGGTGTTGGGCAGTTCGACCCGACAGATACAGGTGTATGGCCGAAAGCGGAATACACGGATTGTTGATACAAAAGAGAATGAAGCTGTTTTATCTCATACTGCACCACAGCGCAGCTTATTTGCTGGTCTGGACGTGAAGTCTACAtggagcgctttgcgcgacAGCCCTAAAAAGGCAGTATCGCACTTCACGAAACCAAAGAGCGGCACTCCGCTGCGGGACACCAAGAATACTACGCGTAGGaatgcgccgtgcacgcccAAACTGACagtgcaagcgccgcagacaCAAAACCAAGCGTCTACAAAAGACTTGCCCGCGTCGCAGACACCAAACCAGGCGCCCAAAAAAGACTTgtccgcgccgcaaacaCCAAACCAGGCGCCCACAACGGAAACACTTTTATGCGCATTGAATGCGCTTTCGCTGGACGATCAtggagcgctgcaaagTCTTTTACGTGCTGCGGACCAAGACGCTGTACAGTCTTTCTCCTtttttctgcagcgcaacgtGCACGACGCAGGCGGAAAACTGACCAAGATTGGCGAGGCGAGCTACTCGGAAGTGTTCCATATTACTCGCACAAAGAAGGGCTCACTACCGCACACGTCGGTAATGAAGGTGATTCCGCTGGATTGCGGCTTGTCGCACGAAAGTGTTCATTTTTCTGCTATCCCTGacgtggagcgcgagatCAGTGTAAGCAAAGCACTGTTGTCGTGCGCACACCAAGAAACGTGTCAATTTGTGCGTTTGCAGCAAGCAATCATTGTCCAGGGCGTGTACCAACCCGAGCTGCTGGAAGCATGGGATTCGTTCAAGCAGGAACACGCCTTTAAAAGTGAGAATGCGCGGCCGGAAGCGATGACATCATCGCAGCTGTACGCACTGTTGCTCATGGAAAATGGCGGGACGGAGCTTGGGGAAATGCGCCTGGACAACTGggccgagcgtgccgccgtTTTTTGGCAAATCGTCTACGCGATTTCTGCCGCGGAGCAGGCAGCGCGGTTTGAGCACCGCGACTTGCACATGGGCAATGTTCTTGTTACACGCCAGGAGCCTGTGCCGCActacgcgccgcagcctACGCTATGGGACACGTACGGCCCGAAACATGCATCCGTGCGTGCTACCATCATCGACTACACACTTGCACGCATGGACATGCCGGATGGAAAAGTCCTCGCCGATACATTTGGCGATGAGATGTTGTTTGAGGGACACGGCGATTCACAGTACGACGTCTACCGCACCATGCGGCGCCTCGTGTCAGGCGACTGGCGCGGCTACTACCCCGGGACAAACTTGCTA TGGCTCCATTTTATAGTTCAGCACCTTCTTGCGGCAGATGAGCCTCCggaagagcgcggcgaggaggAAAAGGCGTACACGAGCTTGCTCCTTGCTGAGCAATTAGCgcacgacgccgtcgaACACTTGCGCCGTACCGCGCCGCAGAAAAGCGTCTCTACGCGTTCGAAGCGCCGGTCGATCCAGCGTGGTCCTGATGCATGGAAAGTGCTGCCAGACCTGTCCCGCGACCCGATCCGGTCCGCTACCGAGTTAGCGCAGGCCACAGCGGTGCATTGGCCGTAG